In Actinomycetes bacterium, the following proteins share a genomic window:
- the polA gene encoding DNA polymerase I: MAGLTRVHRVSTGDTRPRLLLLDGHSLAYRAFFALPVENFSTTTGQPTNAVYGFTAMLINALRDEQPTHLAVTFDLARQSFRNETYPEYKANRSETPSAFHGQVSLIREVLDALNIPVVTAEGYEADDVIATLTSEAADEGYDVEVITGDRDAFQLVSDRVTVLYPRKGVSDLARIDPAEVEARYGVPPKLYPDLAALVGETSDNLPGVPGVGPKTAAKWLTQFGDLGTLADRVDELSGKAGEAVQSHLAQVLLNRRVNQLVRDVPLPVRPEDLALRPWDRDEVHRVFDTLQFRVLRDRLYATLSSVEPEAEEGFDVDVARLEAGEVAAWLEQHAGGATRSGLACTGTWGSGTGRLTGVGLAAADGSGAWIDPTQLVPEDDAALAAWLADPARTKAMHDMKGPLLAMAAHGWDLHGVTSDTALSAYLALPGQRSFDLADLVLRFLHRELRAESEPDGQLSFDGDDNEAAASSLVVRARAVIDLADVLDAELATRGGTRLLNEVELPLVDVLAGMERVGIAVDGDHLAHLHAHFAGEVKAAADAAYAVLGREFNLGSPKQLQAILFDELGLPKTKRIKTGYTTDADALQGLYAQTEHPLLAHLLRHRDVARLLVTVEGLERAVGDDGRIHTSFNQTVASTGRLSSTDPNLQNIPIRTDEGRRIRQAFVVGPGYECLLTADYSQVEMRIMAHLSQDEGLIEAFASGEDLHTTVAARVFQVDRADVTPAMRAKIKAMSYGLAYGLSAFGLAAQLGISTEEARSLMEEYFQRFGGVRDYLRSVVDEARRTGYTETILGRRRYLPDLTSDNRQRREMAERMALNAPIQGSAADVIKVAMLGVDRALREEGLVSRMLLQVHDELVVEVAPGEREAVETVLRREMTGAYALRAPLEVSVGWGRSWDDAAH; encoded by the coding sequence ATGGCCGGGCTGACTAGAGTCCACCGGGTGAGCACCGGAGACACCAGACCCCGGCTCCTCCTGCTCGACGGGCACTCCCTCGCCTACCGCGCCTTCTTCGCCCTGCCGGTCGAGAACTTCTCGACGACGACCGGCCAGCCCACCAACGCCGTGTACGGCTTCACCGCCATGCTCATCAACGCCCTGCGCGACGAGCAGCCCACCCATCTGGCCGTGACCTTCGACCTGGCCCGGCAGTCCTTCCGCAACGAGACCTACCCCGAGTACAAGGCCAACCGCAGCGAGACCCCGAGCGCCTTCCACGGCCAGGTCAGCCTGATCCGGGAGGTGCTCGACGCGCTCAACATCCCCGTCGTGACCGCGGAGGGCTACGAGGCGGACGACGTGATCGCCACCTTGACCTCCGAGGCGGCCGACGAGGGTTACGACGTCGAGGTCATCACGGGGGACCGCGACGCCTTCCAGCTGGTCAGCGACCGGGTCACGGTGCTCTACCCGCGCAAGGGCGTCAGCGACCTGGCCCGCATCGACCCGGCCGAGGTGGAGGCGCGGTACGGCGTACCGCCGAAGCTCTACCCGGACCTGGCCGCCCTCGTGGGGGAGACCAGTGACAACCTGCCGGGCGTGCCCGGCGTCGGCCCGAAGACCGCCGCGAAGTGGCTCACCCAGTTCGGCGACCTCGGCACTCTCGCCGACCGGGTGGACGAGCTGAGCGGCAAGGCCGGGGAGGCCGTCCAGTCCCACCTCGCCCAGGTGCTGCTCAACCGCCGGGTCAACCAGCTCGTCCGTGACGTCCCGCTGCCGGTACGTCCCGAGGACCTGGCGCTGCGCCCCTGGGACCGCGACGAGGTCCACCGGGTCTTCGACACCCTGCAGTTCCGCGTCCTGCGCGACCGGCTCTACGCGACGCTGTCCAGCGTCGAGCCCGAGGCGGAGGAGGGCTTCGACGTCGACGTCGCCCGGCTGGAGGCGGGCGAGGTGGCCGCCTGGCTCGAGCAGCACGCCGGCGGGGCGACCCGCTCGGGTCTGGCCTGCACCGGGACGTGGGGCAGCGGGACGGGACGGCTGACCGGGGTCGGGCTGGCGGCCGCCGACGGGTCGGGCGCGTGGATCGACCCGACCCAGCTGGTCCCCGAGGACGACGCCGCGCTGGCGGCCTGGCTCGCCGACCCCGCCCGCACCAAGGCGATGCACGACATGAAGGGCCCGCTGCTCGCCATGGCGGCCCACGGCTGGGACCTGCACGGGGTCACGAGCGACACGGCGCTGTCGGCCTATCTGGCTCTCCCGGGCCAGCGCAGCTTCGACCTCGCCGACCTCGTCCTGCGCTTCCTGCACCGCGAGCTGCGGGCCGAGAGCGAGCCGGACGGCCAGCTGAGCTTCGACGGCGACGACAACGAGGCCGCCGCCTCCTCCCTCGTGGTACGCGCCCGGGCCGTCATCGACCTGGCCGACGTGCTCGACGCCGAGCTGGCGACCCGCGGCGGGACGCGGCTGCTCAACGAGGTGGAGCTGCCCCTGGTCGACGTCCTGGCCGGCATGGAGCGTGTCGGCATCGCCGTCGACGGCGACCACCTGGCCCACCTGCACGCCCACTTCGCGGGGGAGGTCAAGGCCGCCGCGGACGCGGCGTACGCCGTCCTCGGCCGCGAGTTCAACCTCGGCTCGCCCAAGCAGCTGCAGGCGATCCTCTTCGACGAGCTCGGGCTGCCCAAGACCAAGCGGATCAAGACGGGCTACACGACCGACGCCGACGCCCTGCAGGGCCTGTACGCGCAGACCGAGCACCCGCTGCTCGCCCACCTGCTGCGCCACCGCGACGTCGCGCGCCTGCTGGTGACCGTCGAGGGACTGGAGCGGGCGGTCGGCGACGACGGGCGCATCCACACCTCGTTCAACCAGACGGTCGCGTCGACGGGGCGGCTGTCCTCGACCGACCCGAACCTGCAGAACATCCCGATCCGCACGGACGAGGGCCGGCGCATCCGGCAGGCCTTCGTCGTGGGCCCGGGCTACGAGTGCCTGCTGACCGCCGACTACAGCCAGGTCGAGATGCGGATCATGGCGCACCTGTCGCAGGACGAGGGACTCATCGAGGCGTTCGCCTCCGGCGAGGACCTGCACACGACGGTCGCCGCCCGGGTCTTCCAGGTGGACCGGGCCGACGTCACCCCGGCGATGCGCGCCAAGATCAAGGCGATGTCCTACGGGCTGGCGTACGGCCTGTCCGCCTTCGGCCTGGCCGCCCAGCTCGGGATCTCCACCGAGGAGGCGCGCAGCCTCATGGAGGAGTACTTCCAGCGCTTCGGCGGGGTCCGCGACTACCTGCGCAGCGTGGTCGACGAGGCCCGTCGTACCGGGTACACGGAGACCATCCTGGGCCGCCGTCGCTACCTGCCGGACCTGACCAGCGACAACCGCCAGCGGCGCGAGATGGCCGAGCGGATGGCGCTCAACGCCCCGATCCAGGGGTCGGCGGCCGACGTCATCAAGGTCGCCATGCTCGGTGTGGACCGGGCCCTGCGCGAGGAGGGACTCGTGTCGCGGATGCTCCTGCAGGTCCACGACGAGCTCGTCGTCGAGGTCGCGCCGGGGGAGCGCGAGGCGGTGGAGACCGTGCTGCGGCGGGAGATGACCGGCGCGTACGCCCTGCGGGCGCCGCTGGAGGTGTCGGTGGGGTGGGGCCGCAGCTGGGATGACGCGGCGCATTGA
- a CDS encoding NAD-dependent epimerase/dehydratase family protein produces MSREAARRAVVTGGAGFLGSHLCDRLLADGWHVLCLDNLSTGTTANIAHL; encoded by the coding sequence ATGTCCCGCGAAGCGGCCCGGCGAGCGGTCGTCACGGGGGGAGCCGGTTTCCTGGGCTCCCACCTGTGCGACCGGCTGCTGGCCGACGGGTGGCACGTGCTGTGCCTGGACAACCTGAGCACCGGGACCACCGCCAACATCGCGCACCT